A single Pseudomonas brassicacearum DNA region contains:
- a CDS encoding MurR/RpiR family transcriptional regulator → MPPLRDLITDPGLVLTPSERKVVRALLDHYPRNGLGPMSRLADHAGVSDPTIVRLVKKLGFGGYAEFQDALLSDMDHRLRSPRTLLKPRAKLQQGDTWSQYLAASQRNLIDTQALTQPEDVRILVQWLLDNRHQVHCFGGRFSSFLAHYLLNHLRLLRAGCFALEDNAQLPDRLFDVQRQDVVLIFDYRRYQAQALRVASAAKERHARVVLFSDVYASPLRELADLIISAPVESASAFDSLVPALAQVEALIACLTLQCPELAERLEGIDALRTEFNTHLLEEK, encoded by the coding sequence ATGCCACCTCTCAGAGACCTGATCACCGATCCCGGCCTGGTTTTGACGCCGTCGGAACGCAAGGTCGTACGTGCCCTGCTCGATCACTACCCACGCAACGGCCTCGGTCCGATGTCACGCCTGGCAGACCATGCCGGCGTCAGCGACCCGACCATCGTGCGGCTGGTAAAAAAACTCGGGTTTGGCGGTTATGCCGAATTCCAGGATGCACTGCTCAGTGACATGGACCATCGCCTGCGCTCCCCCCGCACGCTGTTGAAACCGCGGGCCAAATTGCAGCAAGGCGATACCTGGAGCCAGTACCTGGCCGCCAGTCAACGCAACCTCATCGACACCCAGGCCCTGACCCAACCCGAAGACGTGCGCATTCTCGTGCAGTGGTTGCTCGACAACCGTCATCAGGTGCACTGCTTCGGCGGGCGCTTCAGCAGCTTCCTGGCCCACTACCTGCTCAACCATCTGCGTCTGCTGCGCGCCGGCTGTTTCGCCCTGGAAGACAACGCCCAACTGCCTGACCGGTTGTTCGACGTGCAGCGCCAGGACGTGGTGTTGATCTTCGATTACCGTCGCTACCAGGCCCAGGCCCTGCGCGTGGCCAGCGCGGCCAAGGAGCGCCACGCCCGGGTCGTGCTGTTCAGCGACGTCTACGCTTCGCCGTTGCGCGAGCTGGCCGACCTGATCATCAGCGCCCCGGTGGAATCGGCCTCGGCCTTCGACAGCCTGGTGCCGGCGCTGGCCCAGGTCGAGGCGCTGATTGCCTGCCTGACCCTGCAATGCCCCGAGCTGGCCGAACGCCTGGAAGGCATCGATGCCTTGCGCACGGAATTCAACACGCACTTGTTGGAGGAAAAATAA
- the cobF gene encoding precorrin-6A synthase (deacetylating) yields the protein MKTLSVIGIGAGDPDHLTMQAVKALNRLDVVFLMDKGPAKDKLLDLRREVCRRYIVDRTYRFVEAYSPERQRGDLDYKDSVEALNHAKQATFERLINDELSDGQRGGFLVWGDPALYDSTVRILQAILDAGHCAFEFEVIPGITSVQALAARHKVPLTRIGGSLEITTGRRLAAGQVGDAASVVVMLDAEGAYRQVSDPDTHIYWGAYVGTPDEILIAGRLGDVADDIERTRKAARKANGWIMDTYLLRKP from the coding sequence ATGAAGACGTTGTCAGTCATTGGCATTGGAGCCGGCGATCCGGATCACCTGACGATGCAGGCAGTGAAAGCCTTGAACCGCTTGGACGTAGTCTTCCTCATGGACAAGGGCCCGGCCAAGGACAAGTTGTTGGACCTGCGGCGCGAAGTCTGTCGGCGCTACATCGTTGATCGCACCTACCGTTTCGTCGAAGCCTACAGCCCGGAGCGCCAACGCGGCGACCTGGACTACAAGGACAGCGTCGAAGCGTTGAACCACGCTAAACAGGCTACCTTCGAACGCTTGATCAATGATGAACTGTCCGATGGTCAACGGGGTGGTTTTCTGGTGTGGGGTGATCCGGCGTTGTACGACAGTACCGTGCGCATCCTGCAGGCGATCCTCGACGCGGGCCACTGCGCCTTCGAATTCGAGGTGATCCCCGGCATCACCAGCGTCCAGGCCCTGGCCGCCCGGCATAAAGTGCCGTTGACCCGCATTGGCGGTTCGCTGGAAATCACCACCGGACGCCGATTGGCGGCGGGGCAGGTGGGCGACGCGGCGAGTGTGGTGGTGATGCTCGATGCCGAGGGCGCCTATCGCCAGGTGAGCGATCCCGATACGCACATTTACTGGGGGGCCTATGTGGGGACGCCGGATGAAATCCTTATCGCCGGTCGCCTGGGAGACGTGGCCGATGACATCGAGCGCACCCGCAAGGCCGCGCGAAAGGCCAATGGCTGGATCATGGATACCTATTTGTTGCGTAAACCCTGA
- the ftrA gene encoding transcriptional regulator FtrA → MQPNPGLVAILAYDGLCTFEFGVAVEIFGLERPEFDFPWYTHRIVAVDDGPMRAMGGFQVLADGGMELLETARTIVVPGWRSRSEPPSPALLEALRRAHARGARLLSICSGAFVLAAAGLLDGLGATTHWRYTDELAASFPAVRVDPDVLYVDSGQVITSAGSAAGIDACLHLVARDFGVQVANSVARRLVMSPQRTGGQAQFIPSPVSRTPRSDLSSVMQWARERLHEPLGVRELASQAAMSERTFLRHFTQACGVSPKAWLQHERLARARELLESTGDNTDNIAQLCGYRSVESFRVAFRSVVGLAPSVYRERFGRG, encoded by the coding sequence ATGCAGCCTAACCCTGGTCTGGTCGCGATTCTTGCCTACGACGGCCTGTGCACGTTCGAATTCGGTGTCGCCGTCGAGATCTTCGGATTGGAGCGACCGGAATTCGATTTCCCCTGGTACACGCATCGAATCGTCGCGGTCGATGACGGCCCGATGCGCGCCATGGGCGGCTTCCAGGTATTGGCCGATGGTGGCATGGAACTGCTCGAAACCGCCCGGACCATTGTCGTGCCCGGCTGGCGCAGCCGCAGCGAGCCACCGTCCCCGGCGTTGCTCGAAGCACTGCGCAGGGCCCACGCCCGTGGTGCGCGCTTGCTGTCGATCTGCTCCGGTGCCTTCGTACTCGCCGCTGCCGGGCTGCTCGACGGCCTGGGCGCCACGACGCATTGGCGCTACACCGACGAATTGGCCGCAAGCTTTCCGGCCGTGCGGGTAGACCCGGATGTGCTGTACGTGGACTCAGGACAGGTCATCACCTCGGCGGGCAGCGCCGCCGGTATCGATGCCTGCCTGCACTTGGTGGCACGGGACTTTGGCGTCCAGGTCGCCAACTCCGTGGCACGCCGGTTGGTGATGTCGCCGCAACGTACGGGCGGCCAGGCGCAGTTCATTCCCTCGCCGGTCAGCCGCACGCCACGCAGCGATCTGTCGAGCGTCATGCAATGGGCCCGCGAACGCCTGCACGAACCCCTCGGGGTGCGCGAACTGGCCAGCCAGGCAGCCATGAGCGAACGCACCTTCCTGCGCCATTTCACCCAGGCCTGCGGCGTGTCGCCCAAGGCCTGGCTGCAACATGAACGCCTGGCCCGGGCCCGCGAGTTGCTGGAAAGCACCGGGGACAATACCGACAACATCGCGCAACTGTGTGGCTACCGCTCGGTGGAAAGCTTTCGCGTGGCGTTTCGCAGCGTCGTGGGGTTGGCGCCATCGGTGTATCGGGAGCGGTTTGGTCGGGGGTGA
- a CDS encoding glutamine synthetase family protein, translating into MSRLDPAAVLAPLPVTTLVTTDLIGVTRGRSFPSDELPHYVTAGCGWVPANSALTPQDIIASANPWGAYGDLRLVPDLSSRVTVNNGPDAQAPALDFIHCDVRETDGRPWSACPRTLLQDEVARYRTELGLQVFAAFEHEFNLVATPAPPDRLAFSLQAQRQQAEFAGWLLSALRAGGVEPEMFLPEYGQHQYEITCRPSLGVAAADRAVNVREITREIARQMGLDVSFAPKASAHAVCNGVHLHLSLQNLSADPVLHDAASSNGLSSLGQHWAAGVLHYLPALCALTAPTPVSYERLQPHHWSASYACLGQRNREAALRICPTVSLSGKPLANQYNLEFRAMDATASPHLAMAALLIAGRLGIQQRLALNAVTDEIPDELDEAQRRARGIIALPTTLAQALDCLRHSGALLDTLPGPLVETYFALKAQELALTEALSPAERCEHYARIY; encoded by the coding sequence ATGAGCCGCCTCGATCCTGCCGCCGTCCTCGCTCCGTTGCCCGTCACGACCCTGGTGACCACCGACCTGATCGGCGTGACCCGTGGGCGCTCGTTTCCCAGCGATGAATTGCCCCACTACGTCACCGCCGGTTGTGGCTGGGTGCCCGCCAACAGCGCGCTGACGCCCCAGGACATCATCGCGTCGGCCAACCCTTGGGGCGCTTATGGCGACCTGCGGCTGGTGCCGGACCTGTCCAGCCGGGTGACCGTCAACAACGGCCCCGACGCCCAGGCGCCCGCCCTGGACTTCATCCATTGCGATGTGCGCGAGACTGACGGCCGGCCCTGGAGCGCCTGCCCGCGTACACTGTTGCAGGACGAGGTGGCGCGTTATCGCACCGAACTGGGCTTGCAGGTTTTTGCCGCGTTCGAGCATGAATTCAACCTGGTTGCCACGCCGGCGCCGCCTGATCGCCTGGCCTTCAGCCTCCAGGCCCAGCGCCAGCAGGCCGAATTCGCCGGATGGTTGCTCAGCGCCCTGCGGGCCGGCGGTGTCGAGCCGGAAATGTTCCTGCCCGAATATGGCCAGCATCAATACGAGATCACCTGCCGCCCGAGCTTGGGCGTGGCCGCTGCCGACCGGGCCGTGAACGTACGGGAAATCACCCGCGAGATCGCCCGGCAAATGGGCCTGGACGTGAGCTTCGCCCCCAAGGCCTCGGCACATGCCGTGTGCAACGGCGTGCATTTGCACCTGAGCCTGCAAAATCTGAGCGCGGACCCGGTGCTGCATGACGCTGCCAGCAGCAACGGCTTGTCCAGCCTCGGCCAGCATTGGGCCGCCGGGGTGCTGCACTATCTGCCTGCACTGTGCGCGCTGACTGCGCCGACGCCAGTGTCCTACGAGCGCCTGCAACCTCATCACTGGAGCGCTTCCTATGCGTGCCTGGGGCAGCGCAACCGTGAAGCGGCGCTGCGCATCTGCCCGACCGTGAGCCTGAGCGGAAAACCGCTGGCGAACCAGTACAACCTGGAGTTCCGCGCCATGGACGCCACCGCCTCGCCGCACCTGGCGATGGCGGCACTGTTGATTGCCGGGCGACTGGGCATCCAGCAACGGTTGGCACTGAACGCTGTCACCGATGAAATACCCGATGAGCTGGATGAAGCACAACGTCGCGCCCGTGGCATTATCGCCCTGCCGACCACCCTGGCCCAGGCGCTGGACTGCCTGCGCCACAGCGGGGCGCTGCTCGATACCCTGCCCGGCCCGTTGGTCGAAACCTACTTCGCCTTGAAGGCCCAGGAGCTGGCCTTGACCGAGGCGCTGTCACCTGCCGAGCGTTGTGAGCACTATGCACGAATCTATTGA
- a CDS encoding isochorismatase family cysteine hydrolase: MFSLPHRSPRDLPFTRQHTALLLVDMQRAWLEPQFDAHLHSPEAEYFIHRARRQVIPNQQRLLNAMREGQHNVLHTHIESLTADGRDRSLDHKLSDMHLPKGSPEAQIIAELAPQENEIVLPKTSSGVFNSTNIDYVLRNLQTRHLIVAGIVTDQCVDMAVRDAADRGYLVTLVEDACATYTEQRHLACLNAIKGYCWITDTDTVLARLQEMQP; the protein is encoded by the coding sequence ATGTTCTCGCTCCCCCACCGCTCGCCGCGGGATCTGCCGTTTACCCGCCAGCACACCGCCTTGCTGCTGGTGGACATGCAACGCGCCTGGCTGGAACCGCAATTCGATGCCCACTTGCACAGCCCCGAAGCCGAGTATTTCATCCATCGGGCCCGCCGGCAGGTCATCCCCAACCAGCAGCGCTTGCTCAACGCGATGCGCGAAGGGCAGCACAACGTGTTGCACACCCACATCGAAAGCCTCACCGCCGATGGCCGCGACCGCTCCCTGGATCACAAGCTGTCGGACATGCACCTGCCCAAGGGCAGCCCCGAGGCGCAGATCATTGCCGAACTGGCGCCGCAGGAAAACGAAATCGTGCTGCCCAAGACCTCCTCCGGGGTTTTCAACTCCACCAACATCGACTACGTGCTGCGCAACCTGCAGACCCGCCACTTGATCGTCGCCGGCATTGTCACCGACCAGTGCGTCGACATGGCCGTGCGCGACGCCGCCGATCGCGGCTACCTGGTCACGCTGGTGGAAGACGCCTGCGCCACCTACACCGAACAACGGCACCTGGCGTGCCTGAACGCGATCAAGGGCTATTGCTGGATCACCGATACCGACACCGTGCTCGCGCGTTTGCAGGAGATGCAGCCATGA
- a CDS encoding cysteine desulfurase-like protein has translation MNIERIRQQFPIFSLASARNSVFLDSAAGTQMCKRALEASIEAAIENNANLGGHFSTSVIAEKAIGQARYAAAALVNAHCAEEIVFGQNMTTLTFHLSRCLGRSLGKGDEIVLTQSDHEANISPWLELAKDLELKVRWLPFDPLTYGFSIADMDSIITERTKVVALSYANNVTGTINDVAAVAALAKRKGALVYVDAVQFAPHGVIDVQTLGCDFLVCSSHKLHGPHHAILWGRLALLERLMPYKPRPTADKPPYKFETGSKSREAIAGILGAIDHLAWIGREFGTCGEQTGKRQQIVAGMHAIVEHEQRLVQSALEGLSSFKGVHIHGYRASHERERRVPTVSFTLESTPSEMISRRMAEQGIRLWHGHHFSPQTVRALGIDEHDGVARISLAQYTSQDDVHRFLSAMDDLVRIMP, from the coding sequence TTGAATATCGAGCGTATCAGGCAACAGTTTCCGATTTTCTCCCTGGCATCGGCGAGGAACAGCGTGTTTCTCGACAGCGCCGCAGGTACCCAGATGTGCAAGCGCGCGCTGGAGGCGAGCATCGAGGCCGCGATTGAAAACAATGCCAACCTGGGCGGCCATTTCTCGACATCGGTCATTGCAGAAAAAGCCATCGGCCAGGCGCGGTACGCAGCCGCCGCACTGGTCAATGCCCACTGTGCCGAGGAAATCGTGTTCGGCCAGAACATGACGACGCTGACATTTCATCTCTCCCGTTGCCTCGGGCGAAGCCTTGGCAAAGGCGATGAGATTGTCCTTACCCAGTCAGATCATGAAGCCAATATTTCGCCCTGGCTCGAATTGGCGAAAGACCTGGAGCTGAAAGTTCGCTGGCTGCCGTTCGATCCCCTTACCTACGGTTTCAGCATCGCCGACATGGACTCGATCATTACGGAGCGTACCAAGGTTGTCGCGTTGAGCTATGCAAACAACGTCACCGGCACGATCAATGATGTCGCCGCGGTTGCCGCACTGGCCAAGCGCAAAGGTGCATTGGTCTATGTCGATGCGGTTCAGTTCGCGCCCCATGGGGTGATCGATGTGCAGACCCTGGGGTGTGACTTCCTGGTGTGTTCCTCGCACAAACTCCACGGCCCCCATCACGCAATCCTCTGGGGTCGCCTGGCCTTGCTCGAAAGGCTCATGCCCTACAAACCTCGCCCCACTGCCGATAAGCCGCCCTATAAATTCGAAACCGGGAGCAAGAGCCGAGAGGCCATTGCCGGAATCCTGGGGGCCATCGATCATCTGGCATGGATCGGTCGCGAGTTTGGAACGTGCGGCGAGCAGACTGGCAAGCGACAGCAGATTGTCGCGGGGATGCACGCCATCGTCGAACACGAGCAGCGACTGGTGCAATCAGCCCTGGAAGGATTGAGCAGCTTCAAAGGCGTTCATATCCACGGCTACCGAGCGTCACATGAACGGGAGCGCCGGGTACCGACCGTGTCCTTTACCCTGGAGTCGACACCAAGCGAAATGATTTCCCGGCGCATGGCCGAACAAGGCATTCGTCTCTGGCATGGTCATCATTTCAGCCCGCAGACCGTTCGCGCCCTGGGCATTGACGAGCATGACGGCGTGGCCAGGATCAGCCTTGCGCAGTACACCTCTCAAGACGACGTTCATCGTTTCCTGTCGGCAATGGATGACCTCGTTCGAATCATGCCCTGA
- a CDS encoding APC family permease, whose amino-acid sequence MSIEAFGYKQELKRGLSLTDLVVYGMIFMIPIAPFGVYGYVNAEAPGMVPLAYIIGMVAMLFTALSYGSMARAFPVAGSVYSYAQRGLNPHVGFIAGWLMLLDYLLIPPLLYVYAAMALNHLYPDIPKVGFILAFLVSATFVNLRGITFTARMNIIFLLAQLVVLGIFLFYAWNALHGGAGNGQLTLAPLYSPEHFNFALLMQAVSIAVLSFLGFDAISTLAEEIKGDPGRSVGKAALVTLLVMGAIFVVQTWIATDLAAGMGFKSADTAFYEIAELAAGSWLATLTAVATALAWGVAVAITSQAAVSRLLFGMARDGQLPKVLAKVHPTHNTPYLSIYLVAVLSLLICYLFIDAVDTLTSLVNFGALSGFMLLHITVINHYWRRQQSGQWIRHLICPLIGFVIVAAIMYNMGVAAQKLGLIWIAAGVVYLCVLNKFGNPATVPDPAGQ is encoded by the coding sequence ATGAGCATTGAGGCATTTGGCTACAAACAGGAATTGAAACGCGGCCTGTCGCTGACAGACCTGGTGGTATACGGGATGATTTTCATGATCCCCATCGCCCCGTTCGGCGTGTATGGCTATGTCAACGCCGAGGCGCCGGGGATGGTGCCGCTGGCGTACATCATCGGCATGGTGGCGATGCTGTTCACTGCCTTGAGCTACGGCAGCATGGCCCGGGCCTTTCCGGTGGCAGGTTCGGTCTATTCCTACGCTCAGCGGGGTCTTAACCCACACGTCGGGTTCATCGCCGGCTGGCTGATGCTGCTGGACTACCTGCTGATCCCGCCGCTGCTCTATGTCTATGCCGCCATGGCGCTGAACCATTTGTACCCGGACATTCCCAAGGTCGGTTTCATCCTGGCCTTCCTGGTGAGCGCGACCTTCGTCAACCTGCGCGGCATTACCTTCACTGCACGGATGAACATCATTTTTCTATTGGCGCAGTTGGTGGTGCTGGGGATTTTCCTGTTCTACGCCTGGAATGCCCTGCACGGTGGAGCCGGTAACGGCCAACTGACCCTGGCACCGCTGTACAGCCCGGAACACTTCAACTTCGCCTTGCTGATGCAAGCCGTGTCCATCGCGGTATTGTCGTTCCTGGGCTTCGACGCCATTTCCACCCTGGCCGAAGAGATCAAGGGCGACCCGGGCCGCAGCGTCGGCAAGGCAGCCCTGGTGACCTTGCTGGTGATGGGGGCGATCTTCGTGGTGCAGACCTGGATCGCCACGGACCTGGCCGCCGGCATGGGTTTCAAGTCCGCCGACACCGCATTCTATGAAATCGCCGAGCTGGCGGCCGGCAGCTGGCTGGCCACCTTGACCGCGGTTGCCACGGCCCTGGCCTGGGGCGTGGCCGTGGCGATCACTTCGCAGGCAGCGGTATCGCGCCTGTTGTTCGGCATGGCCCGGGACGGCCAGTTGCCCAAGGTGCTGGCCAAAGTCCATCCGACCCACAACACCCCGTACCTGAGCATTTACCTGGTGGCAGTGCTGTCGCTGTTGATCTGCTACCTGTTCATCGACGCCGTGGACACCCTCACCTCCCTGGTCAACTTTGGCGCCCTGAGCGGCTTCATGTTGCTGCACATCACCGTCATCAACCACTACTGGCGCCGCCAGCAGTCCGGCCAATGGATCCGCCACTTGATCTGCCCACTGATCGGCTTCGTGATCGTCGCGGCCATCATGTACAACATGGGCGTGGCTGCGCAGAAGCTCGGCCTGATCTGGATCGCCGCGGGCGTGGTCTATTTGTGTGTGCTCAACAAATTCGGCAACCCTGCCACCGTGCCCGATCCGGCCGGTCAGTGA
- a CDS encoding N-formylglutamate amidohydrolase, whose amino-acid sequence MHESIEFAESGLYTRAPYRLSREESEHPVLLVCEHASRFIPDALNNLGLDETASQEHIAWDIGALALAERLSETLGATLLSANYSRLLIDLNRPLHVPDSIPAQSEIYQVPGNHALDEATREYRQQCLFHPFHDRLRALIDRRLAANRPVRVVGIHSFTPVFYGQPRALEAGVLFGEAKEYAQQIVDGLGRHSLRAAGNQPYKINPMTDMTVPVHGDGRGLDSVLIEVRNDQLRSPEAVRTWSAYLAPLL is encoded by the coding sequence ATGCACGAATCTATTGAGTTTGCTGAATCGGGCCTCTACACCAGGGCCCCCTACCGACTGTCGCGGGAGGAGTCCGAACACCCGGTGCTGCTGGTGTGCGAACACGCCAGCCGCTTCATTCCCGATGCGCTGAACAACCTGGGCCTGGATGAAACGGCCTCCCAGGAGCACATTGCCTGGGACATCGGTGCCCTGGCCTTGGCCGAGCGCCTGTCCGAAACCCTCGGCGCGACGTTGCTGTCGGCCAATTACTCACGGCTGTTGATCGACCTCAACCGGCCGCTGCACGTACCCGACAGCATTCCGGCCCAGAGTGAGATCTACCAGGTTCCGGGTAACCATGCCCTGGACGAAGCCACTCGCGAATATCGCCAGCAGTGTCTGTTCCATCCCTTCCATGATCGGTTGCGGGCGTTGATCGACCGACGCCTGGCCGCCAATCGACCGGTGCGCGTGGTGGGCATCCACAGTTTCACCCCGGTGTTCTATGGCCAGCCGCGCGCCCTCGAAGCGGGCGTGCTGTTCGGTGAAGCCAAGGAATACGCCCAGCAGATCGTCGACGGGCTGGGCCGCCATTCGCTGCGAGCAGCAGGCAACCAGCCCTACAAGATCAACCCCATGACCGACATGACGGTTCCGGTGCATGGCGATGGCCGCGGCCTGGATTCAGTGTTGATCGAGGTGCGCAACGACCAACTGCGCAGCCCCGAAGCGGTACGGACCTGGAGCGCCTACCTGGCGCCCCTGCTGTAG
- a CDS encoding histidine phosphatase family protein: protein MQATRLTLICHARTSAQKQACFGLDESLDADWLTRRAQVAPRYRNVRQLLCGPELRTRQTAALFGDEPQVDQALADCDLGRWRGLSIEELLEAEPQALQTWLDDAEAAPHGGESVAQLCRRVGDWLASLETRPGHLLAVTHPFVIRAALVSVLGCPAATFNRIDIEPLSTLELRFNGVWRLRTQGPGQESPR, encoded by the coding sequence GTGCAAGCCACTCGTCTGACCTTGATCTGCCACGCCCGTACCAGTGCCCAGAAGCAGGCATGCTTTGGCTTGGACGAATCGCTGGACGCCGACTGGCTGACACGCCGCGCGCAGGTCGCCCCCCGCTACCGAAACGTCCGGCAACTGCTTTGCGGGCCGGAGCTGCGCACGCGCCAGACCGCCGCCCTGTTCGGCGACGAACCCCAGGTGGACCAGGCCCTGGCCGATTGCGATCTGGGACGCTGGCGCGGGTTGTCCATCGAGGAGTTGCTCGAGGCTGAACCGCAAGCCCTGCAAACCTGGCTCGACGATGCCGAGGCGGCCCCCCATGGCGGTGAATCTGTCGCCCAGTTGTGTCGCCGTGTCGGGGATTGGCTGGCCAGTCTGGAGACCCGGCCAGGGCATCTGCTGGCCGTCACCCACCCCTTCGTGATCCGCGCAGCCCTGGTGAGTGTCCTGGGTTGTCCGGCCGCCACATTCAACCGGATCGACATTGAACCGCTGTCCACCCTCGAGTTGCGTTTCAACGGCGTATGGCGATTGCGGACCCAGGGACCTGGCCAGGAGTCGCCGCGATGA
- a CDS encoding rhodanese-like domain-containing protein, which produces MTSLVREVPAAPSDIALQHFSRRLTFETDCSDVHASQQAGDIDFVLVDVRGPLAYERGHVPGAINLPTRTLTAQALAAYAKTTLFVVYCAGPHCNGANKAAVRLATLGYPVKEMIGGVMGWLDEGFRLTGLVERVTDEAIRCDC; this is translated from the coding sequence ATGACCAGCCTGGTTCGCGAAGTGCCTGCTGCCCCCTCCGATATCGCCCTGCAGCATTTCAGCCGTCGCCTGACATTCGAAACCGATTGTTCCGACGTTCACGCCAGCCAACAGGCCGGCGACATCGATTTTGTGCTGGTGGATGTACGCGGACCCTTGGCCTACGAACGCGGCCACGTACCTGGGGCGATCAACCTGCCAACCCGCACACTCACCGCCCAGGCACTGGCCGCCTATGCCAAGACCACCCTGTTCGTGGTGTATTGCGCCGGCCCGCATTGCAATGGCGCGAACAAGGCAGCGGTGCGCCTGGCAACGTTGGGATACCCGGTCAAGGAGATGATCGGCGGTGTCATGGGCTGGCTCGATGAAGGCTTTCGCTTGACCGGCCTGGTGGAGCGCGTGACGGACGAGGCCATTCGCTGCGATTGCTGA
- a CDS encoding arginine N-succinyltransferase → MLALRPVQLTDLPQLQQLARDSLVGVTSLPDDTARLEEKILDSCASFEADVQAPGAQTYFFVLEDLAAGRLVGCSEILSSTGYNEPFYSLRNRPFSSESRELNIQHGVPALSLCQDLSGQTLLRGFHIDAERVRTPESELLSRARLMFIAAHPQRFAESVITEIVGFSSEDGQSPFWDAIGQHFFDLPYVEAERLCGLQSRTFLAELMPQYPIYVPMLPPAAQACIGRVHPDGQEAFDILEREGFETNSYVDIFDGGPTLHARIAHIHSITQSRIATARQSRQIDAKGRYLVSNDGLGNYRAIVAELDLNAEGCVALSPDMLAALDITDGEPIRVIAL, encoded by the coding sequence ATGCTGGCCTTACGTCCAGTTCAATTAACCGATCTGCCGCAACTGCAGCAATTGGCGCGTGACAGCCTGGTGGGCGTCACGTCGCTGCCGGACGATACCGCCCGCCTGGAGGAAAAGATCCTCGACTCATGCGCCTCGTTCGAGGCCGATGTGCAGGCCCCAGGCGCGCAGACTTATTTTTTTGTCTTGGAGGACCTGGCGGCCGGGCGCCTGGTCGGTTGTTCGGAAATTCTTTCCAGCACCGGTTACAACGAACCGTTCTACAGCCTGCGCAACCGACCGTTTTCCAGCGAATCCCGGGAGCTGAACATCCAGCATGGCGTGCCCGCGCTGTCGTTGTGTCAGGACCTCAGCGGACAGACGCTGCTGCGTGGCTTCCACATCGACGCCGAACGGGTGCGCACGCCGGAATCGGAGTTGCTGTCCCGGGCCCGGCTGATGTTCATCGCCGCCCACCCCCAGCGCTTTGCCGAATCGGTCATCACCGAAATCGTCGGTTTCAGCAGCGAGGACGGCCAGTCGCCCTTCTGGGACGCCATCGGCCAGCACTTCTTTGACTTGCCCTACGTCGAAGCCGAAAGGCTGTGTGGCTTGCAGAGCCGGACCTTTCTTGCCGAGCTGATGCCGCAGTACCCGATCTACGTGCCTATGCTCCCGCCAGCGGCCCAGGCCTGCATCGGCCGGGTGCATCCCGATGGCCAGGAAGCCTTCGACATCCTCGAGCGCGAAGGTTTCGAGACCAACAGCTACGTCGATATCTTCGACGGTGGGCCGACCTTGCATGCCCGTATCGCCCATATCCACTCCATCACGCAGAGCCGAATCGCCACGGCCCGGCAAAGCCGGCAGATTGATGCAAAAGGCCGTTACCTGGTGAGCAACGACGGCCTCGGAAACTACCGGGCCATCGTCGCCGAGCTGGACTTAAACGCCGAGGGCTGCGTGGCTCTGTCGCCCGACATGCTGGCCGCCCTGGACATCACGGACGGCGAGCCGATCCGGGTGATTGCCCTATGA